gtaaaggtaaaggtcttgtttattatagtgccaTCTCCATTGAAAGCggcagccaatttggcttatgagacaccgtTATTGTGCTTTCCAATTACCTCCCACTAATAATTGCCAGGCGccatgcggatagaagtcggtaaccattcattcagcTCGCAGCTCAGGAACTGGCCTTATCGGATCGAATCCCATGACAAACACATTTATATGTATATGAGTATGTACTCATGAAATtatatgttaagtgtaaaaagtatgtattcacagtgcaaatcatctatgctaaataatacgtacgatacgtttgctttctcactgtctaacatgtccgaaatgatctactcgatttttatcatagagttctagtttaattttcaccttaaattaaagcaaacatgTTCAATATAGTTTTAAACCTAAACTTTGAAGTtaagtaggttgtagcattctctagatcaagggtatttttattaccttctgtagtcagttatttattgtaaaaatgctttttaaaccaaagtggaaaatatcaggtacttgaaaatgcagctttctaaaacgTCAGTAAGAATTCttgatgtcatttgtcagacataccttgtaaatagataatattattacataactaatactgatatttcttttgttgcactttgcggacttatgataaaaaagttatatatatatctgtCTGAGCAGTACAATCCCTGTAAATGTGCACTATGTAAGCcctcaggcccttctcgcacaccatacctatagttcggacttctttaatgtgtaaaggcatgtgcacaaaaatgacaaaacacctggtaaattgtaatgtgttttttagaaaagtaataaatggaaattgaaaaatagctctcagctcattttcACGGATAGTTCACCTTTATTATGTaagttatagtttttcgcagttatgcatgatgacatagaatactgtcaccgaaaattgtgacacgaacatactgataacttttcccactttagtcttttaattaaagtaagagttcagcacttcatggttttaatgtattgtcacattggaaaaaaatttgttttacagtaacttcgaaaatcctcagaaatcatatcatgtaccccacccacctaatccataatttcaaaatagcatagtccttaagtAAGCTAAAAAGAGGATAAGTTGCAACTGTAATTGGCCAAAACTTGGACTACATCTCCTTACTTTGCATTATTTGTCCAAAAATATGGAAGTAGCTATTACATGACTGTgttatttatcaaaaacttttgaaGAAGCTATGCTTTTACATGTGTTATTTGTCCAAAACTATGGAAGTAGCTATTAcatataaactttaaaacaacTTTCTATATTTGTCCCATATAGAGgctttataaacaagagggccataatgatcctatatcgctcacctgagtttaattgcttgcttgaacaaatttcttgcTTAagctttgaaaacaaaaaactaggtgagaaggtcatggtaaagattatacaagataactactgaaatctgctaaaaaattatacaggtgatCCAAATcactttgctgtagcttcaaaaacaagaaagccggtcagtaggtcagggttaagaatattaaagatgagtattgatatctgtatcaaaagttatacacatggtccaaatttccatgctgtatcttaaaaacaagaaagtaggtcaataggtcaatattaagactattcaagatgaatattgaaatctgtatcaaaaattaaaagGTGGTCCAAacttctatgctgtaacttcaaaaatgaaaaagtagcTCAGtacgtcacatttatgactattcaagatgagtattgaaatctgtatcaaacattatacatgtggtccaaatctctttgcggtatcttcaaaaacaagtaggtcagtaagtctgggctaagaacattaaagatgataATTAAAATCTTTATCGAAAGATATAAAAgttgtccaaatttctatgctgttaagatcggtgtgcaaaactgtatatgtcatccaaatttcaagacagtaggtcagtaggtcaaggtcacagtcaagtgacccttaattacttggggtcatcaggtaattataattaaacagtctaggaaatatgatcagataatttcaTTTCGTAAATAAACTTACCCGACAGTACTGTATGGATTTCCTTTTCGTTTATTTTTCTCAATTCGCGCTTTAATACCGGAAGTAAAATTTGAGTTATCTACTCTTACTTCCGGGGCACGTGaaaatgtttagtttctttttttcGGCGACCTGTTCGGTCGTGTTTTTCTCTATGCTCTTGATGGCTCAAGCCGAGGTGAATAGCAAAGGTTTACGCGAGGGAGGGGAAATTGTTCCCTCAGACTCAGAAAATCAGGAGTCGGGCAGTAATGCGCCGAAAACTCACAATAAACGTCGGTCGAGATACGACATACTAGAAgaacaatggaaaaaaaaaatctcgaCCTTGGATAACAAGCTGGACGGTCTTATTGCCACAATCCAAGCTTCTGCAAATTCGACACAAAGTCAGAATAGTAGTAATTCACGGAAAAGGAGAAGTAAGTTCACGAAATCCCCATCAGTTTCAGACAGTTCTGATGAAGATGCAGTGTCTTTATATTCTCAAACTTGTCATTCACCATCACACAGTGAGAACAATTCTAGTGATGAGAATAACATAAACTCACCGTTGAATAAACATGACTTAAAAGAATCTAccaaaaaatgtttgtatgaGATTTTTGGTGATGATGCCACAAATAAGAAGACTGTAAAAAAGGATGGCATTTGTGTTGACTTGTCTCAAAAGGAAGTGCTAGAAGACAGCTATCATTGCAAAACACCAAGACATTTAACTGCGTTCAGTGaggaaaattacaatttatttcCAGTGGATGAACAAACAGAATGTTACTTACAGGTACCTACACTGGACCCTTTAATTGAGAATCTGTTACTCAACAGGCATGGCTCTAAAGCATCGTTTAAGAAAAGCAAAGCAAAAACATAGTATTCACAACCGTGCAAGATGGTAGAAAAAACTGCTTACCGTGGACAACAAGCTGCTAGACTTGGTGTAGTTATGCAGTTATATGTTCAACAAAGTTTGGGTAATCTGGTACAATACTTGTCATCAGATGATTTTTCAAAAGACAATGCTATACAGTCAGTAAAGGACATTTTTGCGATCTCTACCAAATGTTTGGATCAGTTAGGCAGAACTGCTGCTTTTCATCACATAGTAAGACGTACTGTGGCTATGACAGACACTGGCATATATGGACTGGCAGATTCTTCTGACTTTGCTAATCTACCCTTATCAGGAGAAGGAGTGTTTGGCATAGGACTTGAACCGTTACTCAAAGCTCGTAAAGACAAAAAGAAACAGTTAGATGAAATGTTACCTGAACTGAAGAAAAGAGGGAGTAAAAGAAAATACTCACCAGATCGTGTGTCACAGTCAGAAGCTAAACAGCAGCACTATAGTATTTCTACTAGTACTACAAACACAAATTCATCAGGATGGAACAATTTTCGCATCCCTAGAGTACCAAGAGAACAGAGGGATCAGTCCTCCTTCAGAACTTCTGCTAAGTAGGACAAGTCTGGCTCCAAACAAGAATCCTTTCCCAAACGATCCTCGAGAGGAAGGATGGGAAAGCCAGCTCCACAATGACAATGTAAGTATCATTGCGCAATGTCCTCAGATACCTGTCGGTGGTCGAATTTCTCGATTTCTGAAAAATTGGAAACAAATAACAACAGACCAATGGGTTCTAGATTTAGTTCAAAATGGGTACAAGCTAGAATTCGAAGAAAAACCTCCGTTTTCAGGCATCAAACATACACAAGTTTCAGAAAAGCAACAAAACTTAATTCAGAAAGAAATACAAgatcttttaatgaaaaatgtgaTAGAAGTAGTGACAAAACTCAGATTCATTCAGGTTTTTACAGCATGTTATTTCTAGTTCCCAAGAAAAACGGGGAAATGAGACCAGTTATAAACTTAAAACCACTCAACAGGTATTTGAGGAAAAAGCATTTCAAGATGGAAACAATGCAAAAAGTCCTAAATCTAGTTCAGAAAGGAGATTACGGCATAAATCTAGACCTAAaagatggttatttccatttaaaaatattcaaaaatcacCGCAAAATCTTCGTTTTTGTTTCAAAGGAATAGTTTACCAGTTTCGGGCACTTTGCTTTGGCCCAACGTCAGCACCAAGGGTATTTTGCAAGATAATGTCAGTCATAATAGCATACCTGAGACAACGAGGACTTCGTCTGTCATCCTACCTCGACAATTGGTTAAGGCTGAACCAAACATACAAAAAGTTGTTAGAAGACAGAAAGTCAGTTCTAGATCTCCTTTTTCAACTAGGTTTAATTGTGAAAAAGAAAAAGTCATCGTTAGTTCCATCTCAGATATTTTCTTACATAGGGGGTCTGTTCAATATGAAGATGGGGCTAGTGTACCCCACACAATAAAGAATTTCAAAGCTCAAAATAGCAATGTTAAATGTACTGCAAGGCAATACATCAGCAAGACATTACCTAATTGTGTTGGGTACAATATTGTCTAGACCTGATTCCAAATGCAAGGTTGTTCATGAGACCAATTCAGCTCCACTTACTGCAAAATTGGAGTCCTGTCAGAATGTCTCTGTGTCATATAGTCCATTGACTCCTTTGCTCAAATACCATCTAAAATGGTGGCTTCAAGATCAGAACATTTTGAAGGGAAATTCAGTTTAACATGTTTCTTTTCCAGTCACTATAACCACAGATGCGAGTGGAACGTGGGGCTGGGGTGGTCACATGAACAACCTTACAGTGCAAGGCCGTTGGTCAAAGTTAGAGAAATTGCAACACATCAACATTCTGGAAATGAAAGCTGTAAAGTTAACTGTCCAACATTTTCTTCCTGCTCTAGAAAACAAGAATGTATTAATCAGATCGGACAACACCTCGGTATGTCAATACATCAATCGCCAGCGGGGTACACATTCACCAGCTCTATGTTGTCTGACTTGGGACTTGTGGGATTTAGCCCTGAGACACAATATGAGTCTCAAAGCAGCCCACATCATGGGGAAGTCCAACAACTTGGCAGACTTTTTGAGCAGGAAGAAAGTGCAGGATACAGAGTGGAGTCTGAACAAAACAGTGATAACACAAATTTTCAGTCAATGGGGTTATCCCCTCATAGATCTGTTTGCAAAATACAAGAACAAACAGACAACACTGTTTTGTTCATGGTTTCTACATCCCCAAGCTTTAGCACTGGATGCCCTGTCAATTGCATGGCAGAGCATGTTTGCATATGCATTTCCCCCCGTTCAGTTAATTCCGAAGGTTCTGAGTCACATGCAGCTGTTCCAGTGCAGGTTGATTCTCATAGCCCCAAATTGGCCGAGGCAGCATTGGTTCCCTCATCTGCTAAAAATGTTGATAGCAAGACCAATCAAATTACCAGTAATTCAGAATCTGTTGATACAAGGCAAAGGGAAAGTAATGCATCCAAATCTAGAGACATTGCAGTTGACTGCATGGCTACTATCGACAGAGCCTTCAGAACAAGAGGCTTTTCAGAAAACACTAGAAAGCTATTGGCCGCCTCATGGAGAAAAGGCACCCAAAAGGACTATAACtgtaaattcagaaaattaaATAGTTGGTGTAGTGAACAAGAAATTGATCCCTATACTGCATCTCTAACAGACTGTGCCCATTTCCTCACTTTTTTGTTTGACAAAGGGTTAAAGTACAAAACAATTACGGGTTATAGGTCTATGCTGTCATCACTTTTAGCACCTGTTGAAAAATTTCCAGTTGGTCAACATCGTTTCATTATTAGATTACTGAGAGGTATCTTTAATCAAAGACCACCACTTAGAAAACTGGTACCTGAATGGGATTTACCTCTTGTTTTAGGATGTCTGAAGAAACCGCCTTTTGAGCCGATGAAAGAAGCCTCCTTGAAATATGTGACCTGGAAGACTTGTTTTTTGATAGCAATAACTTGTTTTCGTCGCTGCAGTGACATTCAAGCCTTACGTTTAGGTGAAGGAAACATAAATGTACAAAAGAAAGGACTAACTTTCCTACTTGCAGGTTTGTCAAAACAAGATAGACCTAATCATCATTCCAGGAAGATTTTTGTGCCATCTTTTCCAAGTAATAAATTGTTAGATCCAAAAAGAGCTATGACATACTATTTGAAGAAAACAGAATGTTTCAGAATTCAAGGCTCGGAAAATGAACTTAAACTCTTCTTGAGTGTTATTAAACCGCATGAACCAGTGTTGAGCCAAACTATTTCTAAATGGTTGGTCAATGTGATTAAGTTTGCATACAAAAAGA
This window of the Mercenaria mercenaria strain notata chromosome 5, MADL_Memer_1, whole genome shotgun sequence genome carries:
- the LOC128557097 gene encoding uncharacterized protein LOC128557097; the encoded protein is MLLMAQAEVNSKGLREGGEIVPSDSENQESGSNAPKTHNKRRSRYDILEEQWKKKISTLDNKLDGLIATIQASANSTQSQNSSNSRKRRSKFTKSPSVSDSSDEDAVSLYSQTCHSPSHSENNSSDENNINSPLNKHDLKESTKKCLYEIFGDDATNKKTVKKDGICVDLSQKEVLEDSYHCKTPRHLTAFSEENYNLFPVDEQTECYLQVPTLDPLIENLLLNRHGSKASFKKSKAKT
- the LOC123558463 gene encoding uncharacterized protein LOC123558463, with the translated sequence MTISQEKRGNETSYKLKTTQQVFEEKAFQDGNNAKSPKSSSERRLRHKSRPKRCHYNHRCEWNVGLGWSHEQPYSARPLVKVREIATHQHSGNESCKVNCPTFSSCSRKQECINQIGQHLGMSIHQSPAGYTFTSSMLSDLGLVGFSPETQYESQSSPHHGEVQQLGRLFEQEESAGYRVESEQNSDNTNFQSMGLSPHRSVCKIQEQTDNTVLFMVSTSPSFSTGCPVNCMAEHVCICISPRSVNSEGSESHAAVPVQVDSHSPKLAEAALVPSSAKNVDSKTNQITSNSESVDTRQRESNASKSRDIAVDCMATIDRAFRTRGFSENTRKLLAASWRKGTQKDYNCKFRKLNSWCSEQEIDPYTASLTDCAHFLTFLFDKGLKYKTITGYRSMLSSLLAPVEKFPVGQHRFIIRLLRGIFNQRPPLRKLVPEWDLPLVLGCLKKPPFEPMKEASLKYVTWKTCFLIAITCFRRCSDIQALRLGEGNINVQKKGLTFLLAGLSKQDRPNHHSRKIFVPSFPSNKLLDPKRAMTYYLKKTECFRIQGSENELKLFLSVIKPHEPVLSQTISKWLVNVIKFAYKKSNKQLDKVKGHSTHSIGPSWALFKGASLDQVLDAADWSSETTFIKHYMKNVNVNILDFH